One genomic window of Medicago truncatula cultivar Jemalong A17 chromosome 1, MtrunA17r5.0-ANR, whole genome shotgun sequence includes the following:
- the LOC112418595 gene encoding uncharacterized protein: MNSTIATISSQLQLTHQAFGNSPSVSHILTPKMVTWQHGDEDTMILNVDGSALANLGKVGYGGLISKHDGNFQLGFFESVGIFNILHAEIQALWIGIKLCWEAGYKKLMCYSDSLHVVQLVSTDTPRFHHYANILKLIGNYLAKDLTVTIYHILREGNSCADVLAKLGLMVHNILSRSMNLPLIYHLF, encoded by the coding sequence ATGAACTCGACGATTGCAACTATTTCTTCTCAACTTCAACTTACCCACCAAGCTTTTGGGAATAGTCCATCAGTGTCTCATATTCTTACTCCAAAGATGGTGACTTGGCAACATGGAGATGAGGACACCATGATCCTCAATGTTGATGGAAGTGCTTTGGCAAATCTAGGAAAAGTGGGTTATGGTGGTCTAATTAGTAAGCACGACGGCAATTTCCAACTTGGTTTTTTCGAAAGTGTGGGGATCTTTAATATCCTTCATGCTGAGATTCAAGCTCTCTGGATTGGAATTAAGTTGTGTTGGGAGGCAGGCTATAAAAAACTTATGTGTTACTCTGACTCTCTTCATGTGGTGCAATTGGTGTCGACGGACACACCACGTTTCCATCATTATGCAAATATCTTGAAACTTATCGGAAACTACCTTGCTAAGGATTTGACAGTTACTATTTACCATATCCTTCGAGAAGGAAATTCATGTGCAGACGTTCTCGCTAAGTTGGGACTAATGGTTCATAATATCTTGTCACGGTCAATGAATCTCCCTCTTATTTATCATTTGTTTTAA